A DNA window from Patagioenas fasciata isolate bPatFas1 chromosome 1, bPatFas1.hap1, whole genome shotgun sequence contains the following coding sequences:
- the KCTD21 gene encoding BTB/POZ domain-containing protein KCTD21, translating into MSEPITLNVGGKLYTTSLSTLTSFPDSMLGAMFSGKIPTKKDSQGNCFIDRDGKIFRYILNFLRTSHLDLPEDFQEMGLLRREVDFYQIQPLIEALQEKEVELSKAEKNAMLNITLDQKTQTVHFTVREAPQIYSLSSSNMEVFSAHIFSTSCLFLKLLGSKLYYCFNGNLSSISSYLQDANHLTLDWVASVDGLPEEEYTRQNLKRLWVVPDNKQINSFQVFVEEVLKIAMSDGFCIDSAHPHTSDFMNNKIIRLIRYK; encoded by the coding sequence ATGTCAGAACCCATCACGCTCAACGTTGGAGGAAAGCTGTACACCACCTCTCTGTCCACCCTGACTAGCTTTCCCGACTCCATGCTGGGGGCCATGTTCAGTGGGAAGATCCCAACCAAGAAGGACAGCCAAGGCAACTGTTTTATCGACAGAGACGGcaaaatcttccgctatatcctgAACTTCTTACGAACTTCTCACTTGGACCTCCCTGAAGACTTTCAGGAAATGGGTTTACTTCGACGGGAGGTAGATTTTTATCAAATTCAGCCACTGATCGAGGCCTTGCAGGAGAAGGAAGTGGAGCTCTCCAAAGCGGAGAAGAATGCCATGCTGAACATCACCCTTGATCAGAAGACCCAGACTGTTCACTTCACCGTCCGAGAAGCACCCCAGATCTACAGCCTGTCTTCCTCCAACATGGAAGTGTTCAGCGCTCATATCTTCTCTACGTCATGCCTGTTCCTGAAGCTTCTCGGTTCCAAACTTTACTATTGCTTCAATGGGAACCTCTCTTCAATATCCAGCTACCTGCAGGATGCCAACCATTTGACCTTGGATTGGGTTGCAAGTGTGGATGGTCTTCCCGAAGAGGAGTACACCAGGCAGAACTTAAAGAGACTCTGGGTGGTGCCAGATAATAAGCAAATCAATAGTTTCCAGGTGTTTGTGGAAGAAGTGCTGAAAATAGCCATGAGTGATGGTTTCTGCATAGATTCTGCTCATCCACATACTTCAGATTTCATGAATAATAAGATTATTCGCCTAATTCGGTACAAGTAG